A single Vulcanisaeta distributa DSM 14429 DNA region contains:
- a CDS encoding FkbM family methyltransferase produces the protein METWHFNIKCIDGGKLCVEPEFIGRIIHNYYVGYLKDVHCEDGYLVLNGIRISPKPKFNGQYWDFGTFKIRALYNDLLSNIELFEVFIKQQYSLVNVKDRVVVDVGAFIGDSPIYFALRGAKKVYAIEPHPDAYKIMLENIMINNMEDKIVPINAALSSKYTLIKINTDIKDTHKTYYGLNSKYGTYEVKAITLSQLINDYGIEPDVLKMDCEGCEFDVVMNDYEHVRLFKELILEYHEVNDHELSELLSFLNRDYRCEVINERPRFGILHCVRL, from the coding sequence ATGGAAACATGGCATTTTAATATTAAATGCATAGATGGGGGAAAGTTATGTGTTGAGCCTGAATTTATTGGGAGGATTATTCATAATTATTACGTTGGGTATTTGAAGGATGTACATTGTGAAGATGGATATCTCGTGCTTAATGGGATAAGAATTTCACCTAAACCGAAATTTAATGGGCAATATTGGGATTTTGGTACATTTAAAATTAGAGCATTATATAATGATCTTTTATCAAATATTGAACTATTTGAAGTATTTATTAAGCAACAATATAGTTTGGTTAATGTCAAGGATCGTGTAGTTGTCGATGTTGGTGCTTTTATTGGCGATTCGCCAATTTATTTTGCCCTTAGAGGCGCTAAAAAGGTCTATGCTATTGAGCCTCATCCAGATGCTTATAAAATAATGCTTGAAAATATAATGATAAATAATATGGAAGATAAAATAGTGCCAATAAATGCTGCTTTAAGTAGCAAGTATACATTAATTAAAATAAATACGGATATTAAAGACACTCATAAGACATATTATGGTTTGAATTCAAAATATGGAACGTATGAAGTTAAAGCCATTACTCTTAGTCAGTTAATTAATGATTATGGCATTGAGCCTGACGTGCTTAAGATGGATTGTGAAGGTTGCGAGTTTGATGTGGTAATGAATGATTATGAGCATGTGAGGCTGTTTAAAGAATTGATCTTAGAGTATCATGAGGTTAATGACCATGAATTAAGTGAGCTTTTAAGTTTCTTAAACCGTGACTATAGGTGTGAAGTTATTAATGAAAGGCCTAGATTTGGGATACTGCATTGTGTGAGGTTATGA
- a CDS encoding glycosyltransferase, whose translation MLVNEIIPVLLRKLGDDIRIIITDANFDYMQWVYDKIRDIRNIEIYPHLPINEYSRLLSESHILLFPSRYESFGLVILDAMASGVIPVAFNVRGVVRDVLLNDKVLSDYIIDYPNIKLFIKKILELYNLWNRSNDKFKELILEACKLANEYSWNNVGILWAKVLGKLLKETH comes from the coding sequence ATACTGGTCAATGAAATAATACCAGTATTACTAAGAAAATTGGGTGATGATATTAGAATAATAATTACAGACGCGAACTTTGACTATATGCAGTGGGTTTACGATAAAATACGGGACATTCGTAATATAGAGATTTATCCACATTTGCCGATCAATGAATATTCAAGACTTCTATCAGAATCGCATATATTACTATTTCCCAGTAGGTATGAGAGCTTCGGCCTGGTTATTCTTGATGCAATGGCTTCAGGGGTTATCCCAGTGGCATTTAATGTTAGGGGGGTTGTGCGTGATGTACTGCTCAATGATAAGGTCTTAAGCGATTATATTATCGATTATCCTAATATAAAACTATTTATTAAGAAAATACTAGAACTCTACAATCTATGGAATAGATCCAATGATAAGTTTAAAGAGCTTATCTTAGAGGCATGCAAATTGGCAAATGAATATTCATGGAATAATGTAGGCATATTATGGGCTAAGGTATTGGGGAAACTTTTAAAAGAAACTCATTAG
- a CDS encoding oligosaccharide flippase family protein, whose product MSRAGVKAVRGSLWITSGRFIYNAVGFIGSIVIARLLTPGEYGLISIALTYPLFFTSIADLGLSTAIMRYAAAGMHRHALSAVLLRSLSGIAFGLALVPLSTYLALTLRRPYLSLAIQILSIYTIAYMVQTSVNNYLIGVGRYGDFVILDLVRNITRISVSIALILIGLGVYGAYWGFSIGYLAAAFLAIFMLPKVEGKLNIKGVVNELFNYSIPLYIPTLISIPLGQLYNILIAIYVTNTEMGNYQIANNLLAVASLVSGSVSTALFSALPEFIGEDYKLRSAINRAAYLMALIISPIALALALFSRQAVYVVYGSSYSLAPLYLSIMAINLLLSPLGVITMYLNIIGDTRLSMVISLINTVIGLPITWALLVRWSMLGAVIASIINGAIGTAITYGIVKARHNLTVNIPKTIYYMLPGILSYIATYLILTRIKGLYIQLLIGLPLYVILMGILIALITDVEDLKYLSNAVRNIKYVGPLISRLVSIEIDLKAIL is encoded by the coding sequence ATGAGTAGGGCCGGCGTTAAGGCTGTCCGTGGATCACTGTGGATTACCTCAGGTAGGTTCATATATAATGCGGTGGGGTTCATTGGTAGTATCGTCATTGCTAGGTTATTGACACCGGGTGAGTATGGGCTGATAAGTATAGCCCTCACGTACCCACTATTCTTCACCAGCATCGCTGACCTTGGGTTGTCAACGGCGATAATGAGGTATGCGGCAGCTGGCATGCATAGGCATGCCTTATCGGCAGTACTTCTAAGAAGTTTAAGTGGTATTGCCTTTGGGCTCGCCCTAGTCCCGTTGTCCACATACTTAGCGCTTACGTTGAGGAGGCCCTACTTATCACTAGCAATACAAATACTCTCAATATACACGATCGCCTATATGGTACAGACCTCGGTAAATAACTATTTAATTGGAGTTGGTAGGTATGGGGACTTCGTAATCCTTGACCTCGTTAGAAATATTACCAGGATTTCTGTGAGCATAGCATTAATTCTTATTGGGCTTGGCGTCTACGGTGCCTACTGGGGCTTCTCAATAGGCTACCTGGCGGCTGCCTTCCTCGCAATATTCATGTTACCTAAGGTTGAGGGTAAATTAAATATTAAGGGTGTTGTTAATGAACTCTTCAACTACTCAATACCGCTCTACATACCCACGCTAATCTCAATACCCCTGGGGCAACTATACAATATCTTAATAGCGATTTACGTAACCAATACCGAGATGGGAAATTACCAAATAGCCAACAACCTACTGGCCGTAGCATCTTTAGTGAGTGGGTCAGTAAGCACAGCATTGTTCTCAGCATTACCTGAATTCATTGGTGAGGATTACAAGCTTAGAAGTGCCATTAATAGGGCTGCCTATTTAATGGCCTTAATCATAAGCCCAATAGCCCTAGCATTAGCCCTATTCTCAAGGCAGGCGGTATACGTAGTGTATGGCTCATCATACAGCCTTGCACCACTTTACCTAAGCATAATGGCCATAAACCTACTACTATCCCCACTTGGGGTAATAACCATGTACCTCAACATTATTGGCGACACTAGGTTATCAATGGTCATAAGCCTGATAAATACCGTAATTGGGTTACCTATAACCTGGGCCCTATTAGTGAGGTGGAGCATGCTAGGCGCAGTTATAGCATCTATAATAAACGGTGCTATAGGCACGGCGATAACCTATGGAATTGTTAAGGCCAGACATAACCTCACGGTAAACATCCCTAAAACAATCTACTACATGCTGCCAGGCATACTATCCTACATAGCCACATACCTCATATTAACGCGCATTAAAGGCCTATACATACAGCTACTAATTGGGTTACCGCTGTACGTGATTCTAATGGGCATACTTATAGCATTAATCACAGATGTAGAGGATTTAAAATACTTGTCCAATGCTGTTAGGAACATAAAATACGTGGGGCCCTTAATATCGAGATTAGTAAGTATCGAGATTGATCTTAAGGCAATCCTATAG
- a CDS encoding glycosyltransferase family 2 protein, translated as MRITIIVLTSGSRDRLSLLKHLLKSIAAQTVLPDEVIVATESNGELIKALGDGYLNGVVFRVLETGYWNKCLTANEAILKADGDVIFLLEDDLYLTPSFIEEVVETFRKFPDAGCVYTNCIWVFPEGSGSRGGVVGRAARLLSKLTIHGSVLPRFTRPVSNGVFEVGSFTMSVACRREALLRAGLYDVRVWEPILGEDFDLAFRVRKAGYRILQNTRAVSYHFTMQVTKGSAKYRSDPSALMGTYATEVYFMAKNRDLLGLSHVITHAIYRMIESVMWGVRSGNPLTIIYGIAGSLLGLLRGLLVNPMSGVKPRP; from the coding sequence ATGAGGATAACGATTATAGTACTCACCAGCGGGTCTAGGGATAGGTTGTCCCTACTCAAGCATTTGCTTAAATCAATCGCAGCCCAGACCGTTTTACCTGATGAAGTTATTGTAGCCACTGAGTCTAATGGTGAATTAATCAAGGCCCTAGGCGATGGGTACCTTAATGGTGTTGTCTTTAGGGTTCTTGAGACTGGTTACTGGAATAAGTGTCTGACTGCTAATGAGGCTATACTTAAGGCTGATGGCGATGTCATTTTTCTCCTTGAGGATGACCTTTACCTGACGCCTAGCTTCATTGAGGAGGTTGTTGAGACCTTTAGGAAGTTTCCTGACGCTGGCTGTGTTTACACTAACTGTATCTGGGTGTTTCCTGAGGGTTCTGGGTCTAGGGGTGGTGTAGTGGGTCGAGCGGCTCGTTTGTTAAGTAAGTTAACTATCCATGGGTCTGTCCTGCCCAGGTTCACTAGGCCTGTTAGTAATGGTGTGTTTGAGGTTGGTTCATTCACGATGAGTGTGGCTTGTAGGAGGGAGGCTTTGCTTAGGGCTGGGCTTTACGATGTTAGGGTTTGGGAGCCTATACTTGGTGAGGACTTTGACCTGGCCTTCAGGGTTAGGAAGGCTGGCTACAGGATACTTCAAAACACTAGGGCAGTCTCCTATCACTTCACCATGCAGGTGACCAAGGGCTCGGCCAAATATCGCAGTGATCCCTCGGCGTTAATGGGTACCTACGCCACCGAGGTGTACTTCATGGCCAAGAATAGGGACCTGCTAGGTCTTAGTCATGTGATTACTCATGCTATTTATAGGATGATTGAGTCTGTGATGTGGGGTGTTAGGTCTGGTAATCCGCTAACCATCATTTACGGCATTGCTGGCTCCCTATTGGGGCTTTTAAGGGGCCTACTGGTTAACCCGATGAGCGGTGTTAAGCCAAGGCCATGA
- a CDS encoding glycosyltransferase, whose amino-acid sequence MLKVVLLTNTINRAGGAEQVTLAMYKALTSLSNVKVLVLGREELRPELLKLWVPGNLLKDFVSHYIYVRRFDHELHKLLNYDLIVNTRSNEILAPAHVHYFHWVFSPYGVKDTEALAYYKLAYNIKDGIVRHAIRHVLHYILAKFSKVTLANSKYTANLLKDLGIKAHVLYPPVKASEIATRAESLIRDKKPIVITISRIDNGKSLEILPMVAFKIKSMRFILVGSLANYDYYMKLVKLSKALGLDNFIIMPNLPKDKLYDLLAISSIYLHTAHHEQFGISIVEGMAAGCIPVVHRSGGPYEDILDKSDGIYGFSYGDIDELISIINNISIMNKGELADLRKNALRRALSFDEGVFIAKFRSIISSLIS is encoded by the coding sequence ATGCTTAAGGTCGTACTATTAACTAATACTATAAATAGGGCTGGTGGTGCTGAGCAGGTTACGTTAGCCATGTATAAGGCTTTAACATCATTGTCTAATGTTAAAGTACTTGTATTGGGCAGAGAGGAGCTAAGGCCTGAATTGTTAAAGCTTTGGGTTCCAGGTAATTTACTTAAAGATTTTGTAAGCCATTATATATATGTTAGACGCTTTGATCATGAATTACATAAGTTACTTAATTATGATTTAATAGTTAATACTCGTAGTAATGAGATCTTAGCGCCAGCTCATGTTCATTATTTTCACTGGGTTTTTTCACCGTATGGTGTTAAAGATACGGAAGCACTAGCTTATTACAAGCTGGCTTATAATATTAAAGATGGTATTGTAAGACACGCCATTAGGCATGTACTTCACTATATATTAGCTAAGTTTAGTAAGGTTACTCTAGCCAATTCTAAATATACCGCAAATTTGTTGAAGGATTTAGGAATTAAGGCACATGTATTATATCCACCTGTTAAGGCTTCGGAGATCGCTACACGTGCTGAGTCATTAATAAGAGATAAGAAGCCCATCGTTATTACCATTTCTAGGATAGATAATGGAAAGAGCCTTGAGATTTTACCTATGGTTGCCTTTAAGATTAAGTCTATGAGATTTATCTTAGTAGGTTCCTTAGCCAACTATGACTATTACATGAAGCTCGTTAAGTTAAGTAAAGCATTGGGTTTAGATAATTTCATAATTATGCCTAATCTACCTAAGGATAAGCTTTATGACCTATTAGCAATATCCTCTATATATCTTCATACAGCCCACCATGAGCAATTCGGCATATCTATAGTTGAGGGTATGGCAGCCGGCTGCATTCCGGTTGTTCATAGGAGTGGTGGTCCTTATGAGGACATTTTAGATAAGTCAGATGGTATATATGGCTTCTCTTACGGTGACATAGATGAATTAATTTCAATAATAAACAATATTTCAATAATGAATAAAGGTGAACTAGCTGATTTACGTAAGAATGCGTTAAGAAGAGCTTTATCCTTTGACGAAGGCGTCTTCATCGCTAAATTCAGGAGTATTATTAGTAGTTTGATTTCATGA
- a CDS encoding glycosyltransferase family 2 protein produces the protein MCDVGIVMVTYNSVTKLGEFFNKVLESLTNLNTGDLNVRIAIVDNASSDATVQVVSERLSKEPKV, from the coding sequence ATGTGCGATGTTGGTATTGTAATGGTCACGTATAATAGCGTCACTAAACTAGGTGAATTCTTCAATAAGGTCCTTGAATCATTAACGAACCTCAATACCGGCGATTTAAATGTAAGAATAGCGATAGTTGACAATGCATCCAGCGATGCAACAGTACAGGTAGTTTCTGAAAGACTGAGTAAAGAACCTAAGGTTTAA
- a CDS encoding glycosyltransferase family 4 protein — translation MPRPMRYVVSVLHHSIPSIRPGALAEEDDVGWHFRAAKALTRYGGFKAVAMRPSGSEDYLTKIIEDVPVVLTPTINLSPSRRLLKWSEYSPALAQLTEYLVKRHEAVPYIHEYRALNSELIIRRLINYPMILQHHGSRPPMLRNALRPDLISDVKELSKIRRETLLKRVKGAIFVINRVEKEYLESLGVDAEVMVRTMAVDFNELKPPSMEEKRKLRIKYGIPEDAVVLTTYTGVFGEEFSTLKGTHLIARLWKDLRRVLNIRLMLMVTGLGEAWVKAFRELGIVAYGFLPHKTFIELLKASDAYFLMATPGYYGGIGVAVMEALALGKPVVSPTLTDYPELREVKYLGAVTEYVSNEDDYYEFLKALTYIVENINNYKSELIRSLAYRHYSWESFIKNFIQVINKL, via the coding sequence GTGCCTAGGCCTATGAGGTACGTGGTGAGCGTGCTGCACCACTCAATACCGTCGATAAGGCCTGGCGCATTAGCCGAGGAGGATGATGTGGGCTGGCACTTCAGGGCAGCAAAGGCATTAACAAGGTATGGGGGGTTTAAGGCAGTAGCCATGAGGCCAAGCGGCTCTGAGGACTATTTAACTAAGATTATTGAGGACGTGCCCGTTGTTTTAACACCGACAATCAACCTATCACCATCGAGGAGGCTATTGAAGTGGAGTGAGTACTCACCAGCATTAGCCCAATTAACGGAATACTTAGTTAAGAGGCATGAAGCGGTACCCTACATCCACGAGTATAGGGCATTAAACTCGGAACTAATCATCAGGAGGCTCATAAATTACCCAATGATACTCCAACACCACGGTTCACGACCACCAATGCTAAGGAACGCATTAAGACCTGACCTAATTAGTGACGTTAAGGAACTCTCGAAAATAAGGAGGGAGACGCTACTGAAGAGGGTTAAGGGCGCCATATTTGTAATCAATAGGGTAGAGAAGGAGTACCTGGAATCCCTAGGCGTAGACGCTGAAGTCATGGTCAGGACAATGGCCGTGGACTTCAACGAATTAAAGCCACCAAGCATGGAAGAGAAGAGGAAGTTGAGAATAAAATACGGCATACCGGAAGACGCAGTAGTGTTAACAACATACACCGGGGTCTTTGGCGAGGAGTTCAGCACGTTAAAGGGTACTCACCTAATTGCGAGACTATGGAAAGACCTAAGGAGGGTGCTCAACATCAGACTAATGCTAATGGTCACTGGGCTTGGTGAGGCTTGGGTTAAGGCATTCAGAGAATTAGGCATAGTGGCTTATGGTTTCTTGCCCCATAAAACCTTCATAGAGCTATTAAAGGCATCCGATGCATACTTCCTAATGGCAACCCCAGGCTACTACGGTGGAATAGGCGTAGCGGTAATGGAGGCGCTAGCCCTTGGGAAGCCCGTAGTAAGCCCAACACTGACTGATTACCCAGAGTTAAGGGAAGTGAAGTACTTGGGTGCTGTAACGGAATATGTAAGTAACGAGGATGACTATTATGAATTCCTCAAAGCCTTAACGTACATAGTTGAAAATATTAACAATTATAAATCGGAGCTGATAAGAAGTCTAGCATATAGACACTACTCATGGGAATCATTCATAAAGAATTTCATACAAGTTATCAACAAATTATGA
- a CDS encoding polysaccharide deacetylase family protein — translation MTCISINFDDGYLIHYEYAKTLYRMDIPATFFIITGLNEYMGKKLIITRTELIKELIDMGHEVGSHTHTHRDLTTVSPSELREEFARSIETLMKVLRNGDGFGIAYPYGSFNENIANEASRYFIYGRVMGRFNRWNERPMRYAVGGMGVRHLVKYPLKVLVSKPRLIVVVFHDEPSWLIKLTIGYLKAFNVRFVTLREGLRCLGL, via the coding sequence ATGACCTGCATTTCAATTAACTTTGATGATGGATACCTAATACACTATGAGTACGCCAAGACTCTGTACAGAATGGACATACCAGCCACATTCTTCATAATCACGGGACTCAACGAATACATGGGTAAAAAATTAATCATCACAAGAACCGAACTGATTAAGGAATTAATCGACATGGGCCACGAGGTCGGCTCCCACACCCACACCCACAGGGATTTAACAACGGTAAGCCCTAGTGAATTGAGGGAGGAGTTCGCTAGGAGTATTGAAACTTTAATGAAGGTGTTGAGGAATGGCGATGGGTTTGGTATAGCCTACCCATACGGCTCATTCAATGAGAATATCGCTAATGAGGCGAGTAGATACTTCATATACGGTAGGGTCATGGGTAGGTTCAATAGGTGGAATGAGAGGCCGATGAGGTATGCAGTGGGTGGTATGGGGGTTAGGCACCTGGTGAAATACCCCCTGAAGGTGCTGGTGAGTAAGCCGAGATTAATCGTGGTGGTCTTTCACGATGAGCCCAGCTGGTTGATAAAGCTAACCATAGGCTACCTCAAGGCCTTCAACGTGAGGTTCGTAACGTTGAGGGAGGGGCTCAGGTGCCTAGGCCTATGA
- a CDS encoding glycosyltransferase family 4 protein — protein MRIVLLTTDYPPYSGGGIGTFTYELSKGLETFGNEVFIISKKHMINYNSQSLNEYFLTSPAIPPKDIWFYITRSYSITKLVKGLKPDVIHDVSGVTGYLPWISKIAPTIVTVHGTPLLGRIRLLMGGEDRIRSILFDLTHSIPARLVQIITKPDIKYIVFASKSALWDSLIGLDDKAKNGLLKKVHVVYNGVNINWLRDIAKSTTHVENYSVVFIGRLMEYKGVKWLVRAFRLVVNELSKAKLHIVGDGPIYRDIKDLVNKLDLENNVIMHGSLPRTEAMKVLAQSMVLTHPSLAEGFGIVIAEAYAMGKPVITHKSTYSYELVAETGAGLMVNTLNEREYADALIQLLTDENLYRKLSQRALEVSERFSMENMVKGYLKVYSKAINGS, from the coding sequence ATGAGGATTGTCTTATTAACGACTGATTATCCACCATATTCAGGAGGTGGTATTGGCACATTCACATACGAACTAAGTAAGGGGCTTGAAACATTCGGTAATGAAGTCTTCATAATTTCTAAGAAGCACATGATTAATTATAATTCTCAATCCTTAAACGAGTACTTTCTTACATCGCCGGCTATACCACCTAAGGATATCTGGTTCTACATAACAAGGAGCTATAGCATCACTAAGCTAGTAAAGGGACTTAAGCCTGATGTGATTCACGATGTAAGCGGTGTAACAGGGTATTTACCCTGGATTTCGAAAATAGCACCAACAATAGTCACGGTACACGGTACACCACTCCTAGGCAGAATTAGGCTACTCATGGGTGGCGAGGATAGGATCAGGTCAATACTCTTCGACCTAACGCACTCAATACCCGCCAGGCTAGTGCAAATCATTACTAAACCTGACATTAAGTATATTGTGTTTGCCTCTAAATCAGCCTTGTGGGATTCATTAATAGGCCTAGACGATAAGGCTAAGAATGGGCTTCTCAAGAAGGTTCATGTAGTATATAATGGCGTCAATATTAATTGGCTAAGAGACATAGCAAAGAGTACTACTCATGTAGAGAATTACTCGGTGGTCTTCATTGGCAGGTTAATGGAGTATAAGGGCGTTAAGTGGTTAGTAAGGGCCTTCAGGCTTGTGGTTAATGAGCTATCAAAGGCTAAGCTTCACATTGTTGGTGATGGACCAATATACAGGGACATTAAGGACCTAGTTAACAAGCTCGACCTCGAGAACAACGTAATCATGCACGGCTCATTACCCAGGACCGAGGCCATGAAGGTACTCGCCCAATCAATGGTACTCACGCACCCAAGCTTAGCCGAGGGCTTTGGAATAGTGATTGCCGAGGCCTATGCAATGGGTAAACCCGTCATTACACATAAATCAACATACTCGTATGAACTAGTTGCTGAGACAGGCGCGGGGCTCATGGTTAATACCCTCAATGAAAGGGAGTACGCGGACGCCCTAATTCAACTACTCACAGACGAAAACCTGTACAGAAAGCTTTCACAGAGGGCGCTTGAGGTCTCCGAGAGGTTTAGTATGGAGAATATGGTTAAGGGCTACTTAAAGGTTTATTCCAAGGCTATCAATGGTTCATGA
- a CDS encoding glycosyltransferase family 4 protein, which translates to MRIIHIHHNYFPVVGGIEVTMNRLGLWQTKFGNEVYVLTGNINDGFKGDGILRVHRVPIIHIPNYREISIPINVPNELLKNADIIQGYNQNSLFTYIIERKAYEYGKPIITYLIAVDYLHNHYRLLMRTLGFKYQVYLTRRFIKLSRLLFVTNNYERELLMSRYGVDSAVIPHGIDDEYLEEPSRAWAFRNKYGITDEIFTYIGRLHWTKGIDMLIKAFKYVINKFDNIRLVLAGKGDRKYISYLSKLIDKLRLNGLVLMLGYINEDDKIALIDASRAVILPSRHAGESYPLIANETAARLKPLIATGIGSIPRLSMEHIVITELNETSIAEAMIKMLNSEYYKDYVDKAKKVRERLLRWSDVAKLTIKYYNEVIK; encoded by the coding sequence ATGAGGATCATACATATCCATCATAATTATTTTCCAGTAGTTGGTGGTATTGAAGTCACAATGAATAGGTTAGGTCTTTGGCAGACTAAGTTTGGTAATGAGGTTTACGTCTTGACTGGCAATATTAATGATGGCTTTAAGGGTGATGGCATATTGAGGGTTCATAGAGTACCGATAATTCACATACCTAATTACCGTGAGATTTCTATACCGATAAATGTACCTAATGAGTTATTGAAGAATGCCGATATAATTCAGGGGTATAATCAAAATAGCTTATTTACATACATCATCGAGAGAAAGGCTTATGAATACGGTAAGCCTATCATTACATACCTCATTGCAGTGGATTATCTACATAATCACTACAGGCTATTAATGAGAACACTAGGTTTCAAGTACCAGGTATACTTAACCAGAAGGTTCATTAAATTGTCAAGGCTTTTATTCGTTACGAATAATTATGAAAGAGAATTATTGATGAGTAGGTATGGTGTGGATTCAGCGGTTATTCCCCATGGCATTGATGATGAATACTTAGAGGAGCCCAGTAGGGCCTGGGCCTTTAGGAATAAATATGGGATCACCGATGAGATATTTACCTACATTGGTAGGCTTCATTGGACTAAGGGTATTGATATGCTTATTAAAGCTTTTAAATATGTTATTAATAAATTTGATAATATAAGACTGGTGTTAGCTGGGAAAGGAGACCGTAAATATATTAGTTACTTAAGTAAATTAATTGATAAACTTAGACTTAATGGCCTAGTTTTAATGCTTGGATATATCAATGAGGACGATAAAATAGCGTTAATAGACGCGTCAAGGGCCGTGATCTTACCATCGAGGCATGCTGGCGAGAGTTACCCATTAATCGCTAATGAAACTGCCGCCAGGCTTAAACCATTAATAGCGACAGGCATTGGTTCAATACCGAGGCTTAGCATGGAACATATAGTAATAACAGAACTAAACGAGACCAGCATTGCAGAGGCTATGATTAAAATGCTAAATAGTGAATATTACAAAGATTACGTGGATAAGGCTAAAAAGGTCAGGGAAAGGCTACTTAGATGGAGTGATGTGGCTAAGTTAACGATTAAATATTATAACGAGGTCATTAAGTAG
- a CDS encoding PaREP1 family protein: MSTETIEKPLPKLTTEDYVSARLLEALVEAYLAIRFLSEGLVRNAAGKAFQAWRAFLAALLRLELNNLLKVAKTEEERRWLMDKAVPRVPTTRMVALSQMLEEVGYVGLYFTTSAALDLHDYQYNGPDPDMALSKFRNREEAAKAAMELIKELTRRIEEVKTRVKWGSDLEEALSELKRVLG, from the coding sequence ATGAGCACCGAGACAATCGAGAAACCACTGCCGAAACTCACCACGGAGGACTACGTGAGCGCCAGGTTACTCGAAGCACTTGTTGAGGCATACCTAGCCATTAGGTTCCTCAGTGAGGGCTTGGTTAGAAATGCGGCTGGTAAGGCTTTTCAGGCTTGGAGGGCGTTTTTGGCGGCTTTACTAAGGCTTGAACTCAATAATCTTCTTAAGGTTGCTAAGACTGAGGAGGAGCGTAGGTGGTTAATGGATAAGGCTGTTCCCAGGGTTCCAACCACCAGAATGGTAGCATTGTCGCAGATGCTTGAGGAGGTTGGGTATGTTGGGTTATACTTCACCACAAGCGCTGCCCTAGACCTACACGACTACCAATACAACGGGCCAGACCCAGACATGGCGTTATCAAAGTTCAGAAACAGGGAAGAAGCAGCAAAAGCAGCAATGGAACTAATCAAGGAATTAACAAGAAGAATAGAGGAGGTAAAAACTAGAGTAAAGTGGGGTAGTGATCTGGAGGAGGCGTTGAGTGAATTAAAGAGGGTGCTTGGTTAG